One Thalassotalea hakodatensis DNA segment encodes these proteins:
- a CDS encoding acetolactate synthase 3 large subunit, with the protein MATQTFTGAEMVVKALSALKVKYVFGYPGGSVLDIYDAIFQQEDVEHILVRHEQAATHMADGFSRATGEVGYVLATSGPGATNCVTGIATAYMDSIPMVVLAGQVPTSLIGDDAFQETDIVGCSRPIVKHSFNCRDLAEIPNVIAKAHYIAKSGRPGPVVVELPKDILIPQNKAAFNIETDIKLRSYNPTKKGHPKQIKKAITAITEAKRLVVYSGGGIVLADASEQLTRLVETLNAPCTNTLMGLGGISGVHKNFIGMLGMHGSLEANKAMANADVILALGARFDDRVTNNVKKFCPDAKIVHVDIDPTSISKTINAHIPVVGLIDIVLAQLQEELENINFTPESTSNEQWWQQINEWRSLSSISYQQNNDKIKPQRVIEAVYEITNGEAYLCSDVGQHQMFAAQYYPFAKPRQWINSGGLGTMGFGLPAAMGVKLAFPDSHVVCITGDGSIQMNIQELSTCLQYQLPVVIVSLNNRSLGMVRQWQDMIYGGRHSSSYMESLPDFVKLAESYGHVGIQINQLTELDEKLREAFSIKNRLVFVDILVDELEHVYPMQIKQGAIDEMWLKKGVKA; encoded by the coding sequence ATGGCAACACAAACATTTACTGGTGCTGAAATGGTCGTTAAAGCACTATCGGCACTTAAGGTAAAATATGTATTTGGCTATCCTGGCGGCTCTGTTCTCGATATATATGATGCAATATTTCAACAAGAGGACGTTGAACATATTCTTGTGAGACATGAACAAGCTGCTACCCATATGGCCGACGGCTTTTCAAGAGCAACAGGAGAGGTAGGTTACGTACTTGCAACCTCTGGCCCAGGTGCAACTAACTGTGTTACGGGGATCGCAACCGCATATATGGATTCAATCCCGATGGTTGTACTAGCAGGTCAAGTACCCACAAGTTTAATTGGTGACGACGCTTTCCAAGAAACTGATATTGTTGGCTGTTCCCGGCCAATAGTGAAACATAGTTTTAACTGTCGCGACCTTGCAGAAATTCCTAATGTTATTGCTAAAGCCCATTATATTGCTAAATCTGGCCGCCCTGGCCCTGTTGTTGTTGAATTACCGAAAGATATTTTAATCCCGCAAAATAAGGCAGCTTTTAACATCGAAACTGATATCAAACTACGTTCTTATAATCCAACTAAAAAAGGCCACCCTAAACAGATTAAAAAGGCGATAACAGCCATCACAGAAGCAAAACGTTTAGTGGTTTATTCTGGTGGCGGCATTGTATTAGCAGACGCATCTGAGCAACTTACCCGTTTAGTTGAAACGTTAAACGCTCCTTGTACTAATACCCTTATGGGGCTCGGTGGTATATCTGGCGTTCACAAAAACTTTATTGGTATGTTAGGTATGCATGGTAGCTTAGAAGCTAACAAAGCCATGGCAAATGCAGACGTAATTTTAGCCCTTGGCGCTAGGTTTGATGATCGAGTCACTAACAATGTAAAAAAATTCTGCCCTGACGCAAAAATTGTACATGTTGATATTGACCCCACATCAATTTCTAAAACTATTAATGCACACATCCCGGTAGTTGGATTAATTGATATTGTGTTAGCACAATTACAGGAAGAGTTAGAGAATATAAACTTTACTCCTGAATCGACTTCGAATGAGCAATGGTGGCAACAAATTAATGAATGGCGTTCGTTAAGCAGTATTAGCTATCAACAAAATAACGATAAAATTAAGCCTCAAAGAGTAATAGAGGCGGTTTATGAAATCACCAACGGTGAAGCTTACCTTTGCTCTGATGTTGGCCAACACCAAATGTTTGCCGCACAGTACTACCCTTTTGCCAAGCCAAGGCAATGGATTAATTCTGGTGGCTTAGGCACGATGGGTTTTGGTTTGCCTGCTGCAATGGGGGTTAAATTAGCCTTTCCTGACAGTCATGTTGTTTGTATTACAGGTGATGGTTCTATTCAAATGAACATTCAAGAACTTTCAACCTGCCTTCAATACCAATTACCTGTAGTAATAGTTTCGCTAAACAATCGCTCTTTAGGTATGGTAAGGCAGTGGCAAGATATGATTTATGGTGGTCGTCACTCTTCTTCGTATATGGAATCATTACCTGATTTTGTTAAATTAGCAGAATCGTACGGTCATGTAGGCATACAAATTAATCAACTTACAGAGCTTGATGAAAAATTACGCGAGGCATTCTCAATAAAAAACCGATTAGTCTTTGTTGATATTTTAGTTGATGAACTAGAACATGTTTACCCGATGCAAATAAAACAAGGTGCTATTGATGAAATGTGGTTAAAGAAAGGAGTAAAAGCATAA
- a CDS encoding HD domain-containing phosphohydrolase has translation MSKFIFKEEIEESSAESAPKKERFWRILVVDDDESVHQITRLVLSDAHIEGRKLDIVSAYSSAEAKQVLANDDSFCMAFVDVVMETDHAGLELVEWIRKEKRNQAIRLILRTGQAGTAPEAKVIKEFDINDYKEKTDFTAGKMTTSVYAGIRAYRDIMTIQRSLDAFKQLILSTHDLLRINQFKPFGSAALNHLLTLMDIESSALYIARSQRELDHENTNLIIACTGKYVVESDCLENSDIDDSVKNLIKKAFDEKKHFYENQCFVGYYETSSNASSVLYIEFEDDAEHFRSNLAELFATNVALILESLTKQHELELTQKELLCIVGEAIERKSQKASAHVKRVAEICALVATKLGLEDKLVAAIKIAAPLHDIGKVAIPNNILQKPDQLNEQEWQLMKSHTVVGSDLLERSKEKISRIAARMAKYHHENWDGTGYPDGLEGENIPLEARIMAIADVFDSLGTKRVYQKQWDNKDILQFLQEQRGKKFQPELVDIFIKHFDEFTQIKENIPDTKPEN, from the coding sequence ATGTCTAAATTTATTTTTAAGGAAGAAATAGAAGAAAGCTCCGCTGAGTCAGCGCCAAAAAAAGAGCGTTTTTGGCGCATCCTTGTGGTTGATGACGATGAATCTGTTCATCAAATTACCCGCCTTGTGTTAAGTGACGCGCATATTGAAGGAAGAAAGTTAGATATTGTCTCTGCTTATTCTTCTGCAGAGGCCAAACAAGTATTAGCAAATGATGATAGCTTTTGTATGGCGTTTGTGGATGTTGTGATGGAAACTGACCATGCAGGTTTAGAGTTAGTTGAATGGATACGCAAAGAAAAACGTAATCAAGCGATTCGGTTAATATTACGAACTGGCCAAGCGGGTACGGCTCCAGAAGCAAAAGTAATTAAAGAGTTTGATATAAACGATTACAAAGAAAAAACTGATTTTACCGCAGGTAAAATGACAACTTCTGTGTATGCAGGTATTCGTGCTTATCGCGATATCATGACAATCCAACGTAGTTTAGATGCCTTTAAACAACTAATTTTATCTACTCATGATTTATTACGAATTAATCAATTCAAACCTTTTGGCTCTGCTGCGCTAAATCACTTGTTAACCTTAATGGATATTGAAAGTTCTGCTTTATACATAGCTCGTAGTCAACGTGAGCTTGATCACGAAAACACTAACTTGATCATTGCTTGCACAGGAAAATATGTTGTCGAATCTGACTGCTTAGAAAACTCTGACATTGATGATTCAGTGAAAAACTTGATCAAAAAAGCGTTTGATGAGAAGAAGCATTTTTATGAAAATCAATGTTTTGTTGGGTACTATGAAACGTCATCTAACGCATCTTCTGTTTTGTACATTGAATTTGAAGATGATGCCGAGCACTTTCGTTCAAATTTAGCTGAATTATTTGCCACGAATGTTGCGTTGATATTAGAAAGCTTAACAAAACAACATGAATTAGAACTCACTCAGAAAGAGTTGTTATGCATTGTAGGTGAAGCGATTGAACGTAAGTCACAGAAAGCAAGTGCACATGTTAAAAGGGTGGCTGAGATTTGTGCACTAGTGGCAACGAAACTTGGTTTAGAAGATAAGCTTGTAGCCGCGATTAAAATAGCAGCACCATTACATGATATTGGTAAAGTGGCGATACCTAATAATATTTTACAAAAGCCAGATCAACTTAATGAACAAGAATGGCAATTAATGAAAAGCCATACCGTCGTCGGGAGTGATTTACTTGAACGTTCGAAAGAGAAAATTTCACGTATTGCAGCGCGAATGGCAAAATATCATCATGAAAATTGGGATGGTACTGGTTACCCCGATGGTTTAGAGGGAGAAAATATTCCGCTTGAAGCTAGGATCATGGCGATAGCAGATGTATTTGATTCCTTAGGTACAAAGCGTGTTTACCAAAAACAATGGGACAACAAAGATATTTTACAATTTTTGCAGGAACAACGAGGGAAGAAATTTCAGCCAGAGCTAGTAGATATTTTTATTAAACACTTTGATGAATTTACTCAAATAAAAGAGAATATTCCGGATACCAAGCCAGAAAACTAA
- a CDS encoding DUF6500 family protein, which translates to MRDKIITVCDKKIAHKGENVGLSFYAFFANKNDDPKLLMEVATWWIQTHQLDHFEKAIKIKQLVKSGK; encoded by the coding sequence ATGCGTGACAAAATTATTACTGTTTGTGATAAAAAAATTGCACATAAGGGGGAAAATGTTGGCTTGTCGTTTTATGCTTTTTTTGCCAATAAAAATGATGATCCTAAATTATTAATGGAAGTCGCTACATGGTGGATACAAACCCATCAATTAGATCATTTTGAAAAAGCGATTAAAATAAAACAACTGGTTAAATCTGGCAAATAA
- a CDS encoding VOC family protein, whose translation MNKHEKLNYVEFPASNLQATKQFFTQVFDWQFVDYGPEYTSFSNQGLDGGFYLSEQRNHSDNGGALLVFYTGNINQTLTKIKENAGTINKPIFEFPGGCRFHFIEPSGNEFAVWSESQN comes from the coding sequence ATGAACAAACATGAAAAATTAAATTATGTTGAATTCCCCGCGAGTAACCTTCAAGCCACAAAGCAATTCTTTACCCAGGTTTTTGATTGGCAGTTCGTTGATTATGGTCCTGAATATACTTCATTTTCTAATCAAGGTTTAGATGGTGGTTTTTATTTATCTGAACAGCGTAACCATAGCGATAACGGAGGTGCGTTGTTGGTTTTTTATACAGGCAATATAAACCAAACGTTGACTAAAATTAAGGAAAATGCAGGCACAATAAACAAGCCAATATTTGAATTTCCAGGCGGTTGTCGATTTCACTTTATTGAGCCAAGTGGTAATGAGTTTGCTGTTTGGTCAGAAAGTCAAAACTAA
- the pheS gene encoding phenylalanine--tRNA ligase subunit alpha, translated as MNLDDIILQAEQAIAAANSPEELDQVRVSFLGKKGQFTELMKGLGKLPKEEKPKAGQVINQAKQQVQKALTARGELLRTEAINKKLAAETIDVTLPGRTNELGGLHPVTRTIERIESFFGDLGFAVKEGPEVEDDFHNFDALNIPEHHPARQDHDTFYFNPKLVLRTQTSGVQIRTMEKEQPPLRIISPGKVYRNDYDQTHTPMFHQVEGLMVDKDVSFTHLKGVLHDFLHHFFEEDLEIRFRPSYFPFTEPSAEVDVMGKNGKWLEVLGCGMVHPNVLKSVGIDPEVYSGFAFGMGVERLTMLRYGVNDLRAFFENDLRFLKQFK; from the coding sequence ATGAATTTAGACGATATAATATTACAAGCAGAGCAAGCTATTGCCGCTGCTAATTCACCTGAAGAATTAGATCAGGTACGTGTCAGCTTTCTTGGCAAGAAAGGGCAATTTACCGAGTTAATGAAAGGACTAGGTAAGTTACCTAAAGAAGAAAAGCCAAAAGCAGGTCAAGTAATAAACCAAGCGAAGCAACAAGTGCAAAAAGCGTTAACAGCTCGTGGTGAATTATTACGTACTGAAGCAATTAATAAAAAGCTAGCAGCAGAAACTATTGATGTTACTTTGCCAGGGCGCACTAATGAGTTAGGTGGTTTGCACCCAGTAACGCGTACGATAGAACGTATTGAAAGCTTTTTTGGTGATTTAGGTTTTGCTGTTAAAGAAGGCCCTGAAGTTGAAGATGACTTTCATAACTTCGATGCGTTAAATATCCCTGAGCATCATCCGGCACGTCAAGATCATGATACATTTTACTTTAACCCTAAGTTAGTTTTACGCACGCAAACTTCCGGTGTACAAATTCGTACTATGGAAAAAGAGCAGCCTCCATTACGTATTATTTCACCAGGTAAAGTATATCGTAATGATTATGATCAAACCCATACGCCAATGTTTCATCAAGTTGAAGGGTTGATGGTAGACAAAGATGTTTCGTTTACCCATTTAAAAGGTGTATTGCATGATTTCCTTCATCACTTCTTTGAAGAAGACTTAGAGATTCGTTTTAGACCTTCTTATTTTCCCTTTACTGAACCTTCAGCTGAAGTTGATGTAATGGGGAAAAATGGTAAATGGCTTGAAGTCTTAGGCTGTGGAATGGTGCACCCTAATGTCTTGAAATCTGTAGGTATTGATCCTGAAGTCTATTCAGGCTTCGCTTTTGGTATGGGCGTTGAACGCTTAACCATGCTTCGTTATGGCGTGAATGATTTACGCGCATTCTTTGAAAACGATCTTCGATTTTTGAAACAATTTAAGTAA
- the pheT gene encoding phenylalanine--tRNA ligase subunit beta produces the protein MKFSESWLREWVNPAISSDELTHQITMAGLEVDGVEPVAGEFSGVVIGEVVECGQHPDADKLQVTKINVGSASEDGELIDIVCGAKNCRLGLKVAVAMVGAVLPGNFKIKKAKLRGQPSFGMLCSESELGLAEESDGILELSQDAPIGEDIRDFLDLNDVTIDVDLTANRGDCLGLKGLAREVGVLNSLAVNEPDITSVPSTIDDKRSITLSASQACPRYLGRVIKNINVDAQTPLWMVEKLRRSGVRSIDPVVDITNYVLLEQGHPMHAFDLDTIEGGIDVRYAKLDEKLTTLDENEVTLNEQTLVIADDNKALAIAGIFGGLHSGVTGNTKDIFLESAFFAPLAILGKARQYGLHTDASHRYERGIDPELQHQAMERATGLLLDIVGGEAGPVVEAVASEYLPKVKQIALRRSKLDSRIGHHISDEQVIEILTRLGFTVTFADKTWQVSVPTYRFDISIEEDLTEEVARIFGYNNIPNTSPKATLAMCDRKEAQLPIKRLRQTLVTRGYQEAITYSFVDPKVQQLIHPEQEVMTLPHPISSEMSVMRLSLWTGLLQSVVYNQNRQQQRVRLFETGLRFVPDESVENGVRQQQMIAGVVSGNRNQEHWDMEKSASDFYDIKADVESLLARTANSQAYTFERGQHDALHPGQTAAILKNGELIGHVGTLHPELERKLGLNGRTLVFELLLSEISTLNIPLAGDISRFPANRRDIAVIVEESVDAKKVLQLIENVGGNYLVDLNLFDVYRGNGINDGFKSLAIAMILQDHEKTLEEKDINDVVNRVVETLKDELNASLRD, from the coding sequence ATGAAATTTAGTGAATCTTGGTTACGAGAGTGGGTAAACCCTGCAATATCTTCGGATGAATTGACCCACCAAATCACCATGGCAGGCTTAGAAGTTGATGGGGTAGAACCCGTTGCCGGTGAATTTTCAGGCGTCGTGATAGGTGAAGTGGTTGAATGTGGTCAGCACCCCGATGCTGACAAACTTCAAGTAACAAAAATTAATGTCGGCAGCGCCAGCGAAGATGGCGAATTAATTGATATTGTTTGTGGTGCAAAAAACTGTCGATTAGGCTTAAAAGTTGCTGTCGCTATGGTGGGTGCGGTTCTACCGGGAAATTTTAAAATTAAAAAAGCAAAACTGCGTGGTCAGCCTTCATTTGGTATGCTTTGTAGTGAGTCAGAGTTAGGCTTAGCAGAAGAAAGTGATGGTATTCTCGAGTTATCACAAGACGCACCTATCGGTGAAGATATTCGTGATTTCTTAGATTTAAATGATGTCACTATTGATGTTGATTTAACAGCTAATCGTGGTGATTGTTTAGGGCTAAAAGGCTTAGCTCGTGAAGTAGGTGTTTTAAATAGTTTAGCCGTCAATGAACCTGATATTACCAGTGTTCCGTCTACAATCGACGACAAGCGTTCAATCACATTATCGGCTTCACAAGCATGTCCTCGATATTTAGGTAGGGTGATCAAAAACATTAATGTAGATGCCCAAACACCATTGTGGATGGTAGAAAAGCTTCGCCGTAGTGGTGTTCGTTCTATCGACCCGGTGGTTGATATCACGAATTATGTGTTGCTTGAGCAAGGGCATCCTATGCATGCTTTTGATCTTGATACCATTGAAGGTGGTATTGATGTACGCTATGCAAAGCTTGATGAAAAGTTAACCACACTGGATGAAAATGAAGTCACGTTAAATGAACAAACACTTGTGATTGCTGATGATAATAAAGCGTTAGCCATTGCTGGTATCTTTGGTGGTTTACATTCTGGTGTTACGGGTAACACCAAAGATATTTTCTTAGAAAGTGCTTTTTTTGCTCCTTTAGCTATTTTAGGTAAAGCGCGCCAATATGGTTTACATACAGATGCATCACATCGTTATGAGCGTGGCATTGACCCTGAATTACAGCACCAAGCAATGGAGCGCGCAACAGGTTTATTACTTGATATTGTTGGTGGTGAAGCGGGCCCTGTTGTTGAAGCTGTAGCTTCAGAGTATCTACCTAAGGTTAAGCAAATTGCGCTTCGTCGAAGTAAACTAGATTCTCGTATTGGTCATCATATTTCTGACGAACAGGTTATCGAAATTTTAACGAGGTTAGGTTTTACTGTTACCTTTGCAGATAAAACGTGGCAAGTAAGTGTACCAACATATCGTTTTGATATTTCGATTGAAGAAGATTTAACAGAAGAAGTTGCGCGTATCTTTGGTTATAACAATATTCCTAATACGTCGCCAAAAGCAACATTAGCCATGTGTGATCGTAAAGAAGCACAACTACCAATAAAACGTTTACGTCAAACATTAGTCACTCGAGGTTATCAAGAAGCGATTACCTACAGCTTTGTTGATCCTAAAGTACAGCAGCTTATTCATCCAGAACAAGAGGTGATGACATTACCGCATCCTATTTCATCTGAAATGTCGGTTATGCGTTTAAGCTTATGGACAGGGCTATTACAATCGGTTGTTTATAATCAAAATCGTCAACAACAACGTGTACGCTTATTTGAAACGGGCTTACGTTTTGTGCCTGACGAAAGCGTAGAAAACGGCGTTCGTCAGCAGCAAATGATTGCAGGTGTAGTTTCGGGCAACCGCAATCAAGAACATTGGGATATGGAAAAGTCAGCTAGCGATTTTTACGATATCAAAGCAGACGTTGAATCGTTATTGGCAAGAACTGCAAATAGCCAAGCTTACACCTTTGAACGAGGTCAACATGATGCATTACACCCAGGACAAACAGCTGCTATTTTGAAAAATGGTGAGCTAATTGGTCATGTTGGTACCTTACACCCTGAATTAGAAAGAAAATTAGGCTTGAATGGCCGCACATTAGTTTTTGAACTTTTATTGAGTGAAATTTCAACACTGAACATCCCGCTAGCAGGCGATATTTCTCGCTTTCCGGCAAATAGACGTGATATTGCTGTCATCGTTGAAGAGAGTGTTGATGCAAAAAAAGTGTTACAACTCATTGAAAATGTTGGCGGAAATTATTTAGTTGATCTAAACTTGTTCGATGTATACAGAGGCAATGGAATAAATGATGGCTTTAAAAGCCTCGCTATTGCCATGATACTACAAGATCATGAAAAGACTCTTGAAGAAAAAGATATCAATGATGTTGTAAATCGAGTGGTCGAAACGTTAAAAGATGAGCTAAATGCATCACTGAGGGATTAA
- a CDS encoding integration host factor subunit alpha, protein MALTKAEVAEHLFEKVGLSKRDAKDIVEIFFEEIRETLEAGQQVKLSGFGNFDLREKSERPGRNPKTGEDIPISARRVVTFRPGQKLKSRVEDGNG, encoded by the coding sequence ATGGCGCTAACCAAAGCAGAAGTCGCAGAACATTTATTTGAAAAAGTGGGTTTAAGTAAACGTGACGCAAAAGATATTGTAGAAATATTTTTTGAAGAAATTCGTGAAACACTAGAGGCTGGGCAGCAAGTTAAATTGTCTGGTTTTGGTAATTTTGATCTTCGCGAAAAAAGTGAACGCCCAGGGCGTAATCCTAAAACGGGTGAAGATATTCCAATTTCCGCTCGTCGTGTTGTTACTTTTAGACCTGGGCAAAAGTTAAAAAGCCGTGTCGAAGACGGTAACGGGTAG
- a CDS encoding DUF1801 domain-containing protein yields MTEIKTQPTQHDVHHFLSTIDNEVRRKDAHTLLSIFTELTGYKPVMWGSAIIGFGQYQYQNSKGINKWMLTGFSPRKQNLSLYIMQGFDHYQDYLRDIGNVKTAKSCLYINRLDKINIEALMIFLQKSIIDIKQKYPDHTS; encoded by the coding sequence ATGACTGAGATTAAAACACAGCCTACACAGCATGATGTGCATCACTTTTTATCAACTATTGATAACGAAGTGCGCAGAAAAGATGCCCATACTTTGTTGTCTATCTTCACAGAATTAACAGGTTACAAACCTGTAATGTGGGGTAGTGCGATTATTGGTTTTGGTCAATACCAATATCAAAATAGTAAGGGGATTAACAAGTGGATGCTCACGGGGTTTTCGCCAAGAAAGCAAAATCTTTCGTTATATATCATGCAGGGCTTTGATCATTATCAAGATTACCTTAGAGACATTGGTAACGTTAAAACTGCAAAATCATGTCTATATATCAACCGTTTAGATAAAATAAACATAGAAGCGTTAATGATATTTCTACAAAAATCGATAATCGATATAAAACAGAAATATCCTGATCATACTTCCTAA
- a CDS encoding DUF2937 family protein, with protein sequence MSFIHQLIDRCLFTIIFIMGIQCPAFLTQYIQQLSGRLEEAKWQLSQYQTLADMHFNGSLSKLTEHYLSNSDTIINKTGMIVNELINRRDYLTFQFTSLHNQPYLEQLWFFSTNFDDSIVQQTYTMFSLSIPLTIEALCTGFFIAILVMSLLKLCLYSCSCIYQRMFKQVETN encoded by the coding sequence ATGTCATTTATTCATCAGCTTATTGATAGGTGTTTATTTACCATAATATTTATTATGGGTATTCAGTGCCCTGCCTTTCTAACACAGTATATTCAACAACTTTCTGGACGTTTAGAAGAAGCTAAATGGCAGCTTTCACAATATCAAACCTTAGCAGACATGCATTTTAATGGTAGTTTATCTAAACTTACTGAACATTACCTTTCAAATAGCGACACCATTATTAACAAAACAGGTATGATCGTTAATGAACTAATCAATCGTCGTGATTATTTAACATTTCAATTTACCAGCTTACATAATCAACCTTATTTAGAGCAACTATGGTTTTTCAGTACAAATTTTGATGACAGTATTGTCCAGCAAACCTATACAATGTTTAGCTTATCAATTCCCTTAACAATAGAAGCGTTGTGTACAGGTTTTTTCATTGCAATACTCGTAATGAGTTTACTGAAACTATGTTTATACAGCTGTAGCTGTATTTATCAGCGAATGTTTAAACAAGTTGAGACAAATTAG
- a CDS encoding ABCB family ABC transporter ATP-binding protein/permease encodes MRRMQHNEQEPTHFNWRIVKSLIPYLLEFKVRIGIALLCLIATKVASVYLPFILKDIVDSLDSQLENKLFIVPFGLVAAYGVVRLTIVLFAEIRDTLFGRVTERAIRRIGLQVFEHLHAMDLNFHLERQTGGLSRDIDRGTSGISFLMRFMVFNVLPTLIEIAMVIAILLINYGLWFALITLLSIVFYIAYSVFATEWRTKYVRAANKADSSSNTRAIDSLLNYETVKYFTNEAYEAKAYDKQLAMWEQAKIKNRLTLFALNGGQAFIISIAMTAMLGLAAHQVTYGEMTLGDFVLVNAFMMQLFIPLNFLGFVYREMKGSLANIEQMFGLLNAKPTVSDREGASNLQLNNGEIIFDNVGFSYHHERPIIKNFSLKIPAGARVAIVGESGSGKSTLVKLLFRFYDSQQGNIFIDDQNITQVTQQSVRENIGIVPQDTVLFNDTIRENIRYGNPTASDQQVARATELAHLSQFIEQLPKGFDTTVGERGLKLSGGEKQRVAIARTILKNPKIIVFDEATSSLDSHSERAILAALKDLSSDHTSLAIAHRLSTIIDADNIVVMHQGEIIEQGTHQELLNNKGRYYSMWHLQKSDSKDG; translated from the coding sequence ATGAGACGAATGCAACATAACGAACAAGAACCTACCCACTTCAATTGGCGCATTGTAAAGTCACTGATCCCATATTTGCTTGAATTTAAAGTTAGAATTGGTATTGCTCTGTTGTGTTTGATAGCAACTAAAGTGGCCAGTGTGTATTTACCGTTTATTCTCAAAGATATCGTTGATTCATTAGATTCACAGTTAGAAAATAAATTGTTTATCGTCCCATTTGGCTTAGTGGCAGCCTATGGAGTAGTACGCTTAACGATTGTGTTGTTTGCAGAAATCAGAGATACCTTATTTGGTCGAGTAACTGAACGAGCAATTAGGCGGATAGGCTTGCAAGTTTTTGAACATTTACATGCGATGGATTTAAATTTTCATCTTGAACGTCAAACAGGTGGTTTATCAAGAGATATTGATCGCGGTACATCCGGTATCAGTTTTTTAATGCGTTTCATGGTGTTTAATGTATTGCCAACATTAATCGAAATTGCCATGGTCATTGCTATATTGCTAATTAATTATGGATTATGGTTTGCACTCATTACTTTGCTTTCAATCGTATTTTATATTGCGTACTCAGTGTTTGCGACAGAGTGGCGAACCAAATATGTCAGGGCAGCAAATAAAGCCGACTCTTCAAGTAATACCCGTGCAATTGATAGTTTATTAAACTACGAAACAGTTAAGTATTTCACTAACGAAGCATATGAAGCCAAGGCGTACGATAAACAACTAGCAATGTGGGAGCAAGCAAAAATAAAAAACAGATTAACGTTATTTGCACTTAATGGTGGTCAAGCGTTTATTATTTCAATAGCGATGACAGCAATGCTGGGATTAGCTGCACACCAAGTAACTTACGGTGAAATGACGTTAGGTGACTTTGTGCTTGTTAACGCATTTATGATGCAATTATTCATCCCATTAAATTTTTTAGGGTTTGTCTATCGAGAAATGAAAGGCTCACTTGCAAATATCGAGCAAATGTTTGGTTTACTCAATGCAAAACCAACTGTTTCTGATCGTGAAGGTGCTTCAAATTTACAATTGAACAACGGGGAAATTATTTTCGATAATGTAGGATTTTCGTATCATCACGAAAGACCAATTATCAAAAATTTTTCATTGAAAATACCCGCAGGAGCAAGGGTTGCAATTGTTGGGGAAAGCGGATCAGGAAAATCAACGTTAGTGAAATTGTTATTTCGTTTTTATGATAGCCAACAAGGTAATATTTTTATTGATGATCAAAATATTACACAAGTAACTCAGCAATCAGTACGTGAAAATATAGGAATAGTGCCACAAGATACTGTGCTATTTAACGATACTATCCGAGAAAATATTCGATATGGAAACCCTACAGCGAGTGATCAACAAGTAGCACGTGCTACTGAACTTGCCCATTTAAGCCAGTTTATAGAGCAACTTCCTAAAGGCTTTGATACAACAGTAGGAGAAAGAGGGTTAAAATTATCAGGCGGCGAAAAGCAACGCGTAGCTATTGCTAGAACAATTTTAAAAAACCCTAAAATTATCGTGTTTGATGAAGCAACATCTTCACTCGACTCTCATTCAGAGCGAGCTATATTAGCCGCTTTAAAGGACTTATCTAGTGACCATACCAGTTTAGCGATAGCACATCGTTTGTCGACTATTATTGATGCTGACAACATAGTGGTAATGCATCAAGGTGAAATAATTGAACAAGGTACCCATCAAGAGCTACTGAATAATAAAGGTAGATATTATAGTATGTGGCATTTACAAAAAAGTGATAGTAAAGATGGATAA